CCAGCTTCAGCTTCGACGGCGCGAGAATGTCGCCCGCGATCTCCTCCGAGACCGCGGCCATCGCCAGCCCTTCCACCGCCGCGCCGTTCGGGTTCGCGACGGCCGACTCGGCGAAGAGGTACCCCGCGGCGCCGTGGGCCTTCGCCGCCGCCGTCCGGGCGCGGTGGGAGTCGTGGGCGCTCCAGTCGCGGCCGTCGGCCGGCGCGCCGCGCAGCGCCATCACGATCTTGCCGCTCACGTCCACGCCGGCGTAGTCGTCCCGCCCCATCTCCGGGGCCGTGATCCCGAAGCCGACGAAGACGACTTCGGCGGTCACGTCCGCCGTGCCGGAGTAGAGCAGCGCGAGGTAGTCCTTGAACGGCTTCAGCTCGCGCGGGGCGCCGCCGTCCGCCGGCAGGAGCTCCATCCGCTCCGCGGTCGGCGTCGAGAACTCGACCGGGAACCGCTCGAGATAGTCGGGAGCGTCGGCCGGCGCGGCGAGCCCCGCCTCGCGGAGCCGCGCGGCGGCCCAGCGCGCCGCGGCCATGAATCCGGGCGCGCCGGTGCGGCGGCCGGCGAATTCGGGCGAGCTCAGCTTGGCGACGGTCTCGTAGGCCGACGCGGCGGAAACCGCCTCGACCGCCCGCGGGAGCGGCGTTCCTTTCGCGGCGGGCGCGGGCGAGGCGGCGAGAACGAGCGGCGAGGAGGCCACGGCGACCAGCGCGGTCGCCAAGCGGACGAGCGTCATCACGGTCCTCCGGCGCGGCGCCGCGGCGGAGGCGGCCCGCGCCCACATGATGCCGCGCGGCCGGCCGCGGCGCTCCCGCCGCGGGAGGGGCGCGCGGCGCGGCGCCGGGAGTTCCCGCGATCGTTCTCCGCGCGGCACGCGTGGGCGGGGCGCGTGGAGTAGAATCCGCCCCCGAAACGGCCGGCCCCGAATGTCCGGCCGCCACTGAGGTCAACAATGCTGATTCGTTCTTTCGTTCGCGCGCTGTGCCACGTTTCCGCGGCCGCCGCCGTCGCCGTCGCGCTCGCGCCGTCCGCCGCGCGCGCCGAAGGCGAGGTTTCCTCGTCCACCGCCGACGACCAGGCGCGGCTCCTCGCCGGCCTGCCGGTCTCCGACGGCTCGCCGCTCAAGTCGCTCGAAGAGACCGCGATGTTCAAGACGCACGCCAAGGCGGTCAACGACGCTTGGGCGCGGCTCGACACGCGGCTCGACAAGATGACCGACTGGGCCAAGAGCGAGGTCTGGCCGAAGATCGACGCGAAGAAGCCGCTGCTCTATCTCTTCGGCGGCCCCGACGCGATCGGCGCCAACGTCCTCTTCCCCGACGCCCCGGCGTACTACCTCGCCGGCCTCGAGTGGGTCGGCAACGTCCCGCCGCCGGAGAACATGAAGGAAGAGGCGCTCGCGCAGGGCCTGAACGGCCTGCGGATCGCGCTGCGCACGTCGATGGGGAAGAGCTTCTTCGTCACCAAGGACATGTCGGCCGACCTGACCCACACCGAGCTCAAGGGGGTCATGCCGATCCTCTACATCTTCCTCGTCCGCTCCGGCCACCACATCGTGGACCGCACGATGATCCAGATCGACGCCGACGGGAAGCTGCAGGAGATTCCGCCGAGCCGCACCGACCGCGAGCTGGTCCAGGGCGTGCGGATCCGCTTCCGCGACGAGGGGAGCGAGCGGGTGCAGGAGCTCTACTACTTCCGCATCGACCTCGCCGACAAGAACCTGTCCAAGCGCCCCGGCTTCTACCCGTTCCTGAAGGCGCTCGGCCCGTTCAACAGCTTCCTCAAGGCGGCGTCGTTCATCCTCCACGACCCGTCGTTCACCGTGACCAAGAACTTCATCCTCGACAACAGCGACGCCGTGCTGCAGGACGACTCGGGGATGCCGTACCGCGCGTTCCGCAAGGACCGCTGGGACTTCCACTTCTACGGCAAGTTCTCGACCCCGACGACGAAGGCGTTCCAGGGGTACAAGCAGCCCGACTTGGCGCGGGCGGTCGAAGAGGCCGGCGAGGGGAAGCCGCTGCCGTTCCTCATCGGCTACTCCCACCCGGGGAAGTCGTTCCTGCTCCTCGCCACGCGCAAGGCGGCGAAGGACTGAGCGTTCGCCCTTCGGCCGTTCTTCGAAGATCGCCCGCCGGGCTTCCGGCGGGCGTTTCTTTTCACTGCAGCAGCAGCCGCAGGAAATCGGCGTCGCGGAAGTCGCCCCCCGCCCCCTGGCGCACGACGACGAGGCCGAGCGAGGGAACGACGTAGAGGCGCTGGTTCCACGAGCCGACCATCGCCACCAGATCGGGCGGCGCGGCGCGCGAGAGGCAGGCGCGTCCCCAGTCCACGGCGCGCCCTTCGGCGAGAGCGTTCTCGACGTCCACCTCGACGGCGTCCTTCCGCGTCGCGCCGGCGTTGAGCCAAAACGTCAGCCCGTACATCGGGTTCGCGGCGCTGCCCTTGAAGAGCTGCGCCAGCGCCTTGCGGTCGAGGATCCGCGCGCCGCGCGCGCGTCCCTGTCCGAGGACCAGGCGGCCGATCCGCAGCAGGCCGCGCGCCGTCAGCTTGGCCCCGCTCGACATCCACGGATGCCCCGCGGCGTCCTCGCGCCATTCCGCCGGGGCGACGCCGAGCGGCCGCAGCAGCCGCCGCTCGAGGTAGGCCCGCGGCGTCTCGCCGCGCGGGCCGAGCTTCCGCGCCAGGATCTCGCCGAACAGCTCCATCCCCGCCGGGCCGTACTGGAACGACGCGCCCGGCGCGGCGTCGAA
The sequence above is a segment of the bacterium genome. Coding sequences within it:
- a CDS encoding beta-lactamase family protein yields the protein MHRWLLLFVGLLSCAALPAAGGPRVTRRGLAAAARYSAARGGLSLIVWRRGRTVLERYDNGGSAKEPVRLASCVKSLWGLAAAAAAQDGLLDLDEPVAATLGDWADDEEKKAATVRELLSMTAGVVPGGDVIYDDATADVRAAALRLPFDAAPGASFQYGPAGMELFGEILARKLGPRGETPRAYLERRLLRPLGVAPAEWREDAAGHPWMSSGAKLTARGLLRIGRLVLGQGRARGARILDRKALAQLFKGSAANPMYGLTFWLNAGATRKDAVEVDVENALAEGRAVDWGRACLSRAAPPDLVAMVGSWNQRLYVVPSLGLVVVRQGAGGDFRDADFLRLLLQ
- a CDS encoding M20/M25/M40 family metallo-hydrolase, with the protein product MTLVRLATALVAVASSPLVLAASPAPAAKGTPLPRAVEAVSAASAYETVAKLSSPEFAGRRTGAPGFMAAARWAAARLREAGLAAPADAPDYLERFPVEFSTPTAERMELLPADGGAPRELKPFKDYLALLYSGTADVTAEVVFVGFGITAPEMGRDDYAGVDVSGKIVMALRGAPADGRDWSAHDSHRARTAAAKAHGAAGYLFAESAVANPNGAAVEGLAMAAVSEEIAGDILAPSKLKLEELRRVLAKGGSASLATGRRVHLAVAGGAPVKGEAANVVALLPGSDPALAGEYVLVGAHLDHCGDWPELLPGADDNASGSATVLEIARAAARLAPRPRRTIAFVLFAGEEAGLLGSKQFAARPPRGLGRCVGVYNLDMVGAGNGAFVSGGDNFPELLRRLVEARDRQGSPL